From Rhododendron vialii isolate Sample 1 chromosome 10a, ASM3025357v1, the proteins below share one genomic window:
- the LOC131304878 gene encoding paired amphipathic helix protein Sin3-like 2 isoform X2: MYKQEFVFCDKVKERLSSSDDYQTFLKCLHIYSTEIITRVELHNLVLDLLGQYPDLMDGFNEFLERSENIDGFLAGVMNKKPLWPEGRLSKSVKVDDKDKEHRRETDGAKEKDRYKEKYMGKSIQELDLSNRQCCTPSYRLLPEDYPIPSASQRSELGAQVLNDHWVSVTSGSEDYSFKHMRRNQYEESLFRCEDDRFELDMLLECVSSAAKRVEELLNRLNDNSISSDSPIRFEDHFTALNLRCIERLYGDHGLDVMDILRKNPSVALPVILTRLKQKEEEWNKCRSDFNKVWAEIYAKNHYKSLDHRSFYFRQQDSKNLSAKSLVAEIKEIKEKTQKADDVVLAISAGSRHPISPHQEFAYSDTDLHEDLQKLIKYSCEEVCTTKEQLNKVMRLWTTFLEPMLGISSWPRSSDVNEDVGTGRHHARGSTNSNSGEGDGSPGPGLLSSKQSKPLCNGDGNKLPEQANSSKVSLGNGDTAAKDDSFHSEKERKILAKVDTVPGFTTTVASSEQLAKANELLANVADSIHGRIMELTSGHAATPPGPSHGAVEGKNEARSNVDDAPALQVVHVSRPVSFENGTSTEGTKVNRYHKDAVEPTKKEREEGELSPGGIHKTKLSAESMHYQSGNGQEIGCPDGGGENDIDGDDEDSGNVSEGEDVSGSESAADGCSREEHEEDEDAEHDEVDGKVESEGEAEGMPDGISTPLSENFLRTVKPLAKHVTSAFHDNVKKDSRVFYGNDSFYVLFRLHQILYERLLSAKMFSTAAEMKYAMAKDANPSDLYGRFMGALYNLLDGSADNAKFEDDCRAIIGNQSYVLFTLDKLIYKLVKQLQTVASDETDNKLLQLYEYEQSRTRENYVDAVYYDNVHVVLHDENIYRFECSSSPSSFSIQLMDDGSDKSDVMAVSVDPNFAAYLHNDFLPVVSCKKEPFGIFLQRSKRQYAGLDESSAICKAMEGVCVVNGLECKMACSSSKISYVLDTEDLFFRMKRQRCMSAGRSSGRYQAKVERFHRFLTTSL, from the exons ATGTACAAGCAAGAGTTTGTTTTCTGCGACAAAGTGAAGGAGAGGCTGTCCAGTTCAGATGATTACCAGACATTCTTGAAGTGTCTTCATATTTACAGCACAGAAATAATCACGAGAGTGGAATTGCACAATTTG GTTTTGGATTTACTTGGACAATATCCAGACCTTATGGATGGGTTCAATGAATTCTTGGAGCGTTCTGAGAATATTG ATGGATTCCTTGCTGGAGTTATGAATAAAA AACCTTTGTGGCCTGAAGGCCGTTTGTCCAAATCAGTGAAGGTAGACGACAAAGATAAGGAGCACAGGCGTGAAACTGATggagcaaaagaaaaagacagaTACAAGGAGAAGTATATGGGAAAATCCATTCAAGAACTTGACCTTTCTAACCGTCAATGTTGTACTCCGAGCTATCGGCTTCTTCCCGAGGAT TATCCCATACCTTCAGCAAGTCAGAGATCCGAGCTTGGTGCTCAAGTGCTTAATGACCATTGGGTATCTGTAACTTCAGGCAGTGAGGATTACTCTTTTAAACACATGCGCAGAAACCAGTATGAAGAAAGCCTGTTTAGATGTGAGGATGATAG GTTTGAGCTTGACATGTTGTTGGAGTGTGTGAGCTCAGCTGCTAAGCGAGTGGAGGAATTGTTGAACCGCCTTAATGATAATTCAATTAGCTCAGATAGTCCAATCCGTTTTGAAGACCATTTCACAG CTCTCAATCTAAGGTGTATAGAACGTCTATACGGTGATCATGGTCTGGATGTGATGGACATATTACGTAAGAATCCATCTGTTGCGTTGCCTGTTATATTAACTCGTCTGAAGCAGAAAGAAGAGGAGTGGAACAAATGCCGTTCTGATTTTAACAAGGTTTGGGCTGAAATATATGCTAAGAACCACTACAAATCTCTTGATCATCGCAGCTTCTATTTCAGGCAACAGGATTCAAAGAACTTGAGCGCAAAAT CCTTGGTGGCtgaaatcaaagaaattaaGGAGAAAACACAGAAAGCTGATGATGTGGTTCTTGCTATATCTGCTGGAAGCAGACATCCTATTAGTCCACATCAGGAGTTTGCGTACTCTGATACTGACCTTCATGAAGACTTACAGAAGCTTATCAAATATTCCTGTGAAGAGGTTTgcacaacaaaagaacaattgAACAAGGTTATGAGGCTGTGGACTACCTTTTTGGAGCCAATGCTGGGTATTTCTTCTTGGCCTCGCAGTTCAGATGTAAATGAAGATGTTGGAACGGGCAGACATCATGCTAGGGGAAGTACTAATTCCAACAGTGGAGAAGGTGATGGTAGTCCTGGTCCTGGTTTGTTGAGCTCTAAGCAGTCAAAACCTCTCTGCAATGGGGATGGAAACAAACTCCCAGAGCAAGCTAATTCCTCCAAGGTTAGTTTGGGAAATGGTGATACTGCGGCCAAAGATGATAGTTTCCAttcagagaaagagaggaagatTTTGGCTAAAGTGGATACAGTGCCTGGATTTACCACTACAGTTGCTTCCAGTGAACAATTAGCAAAAGCCAATGAATTACTTGCTAATGTAGCAGATTCCATTCACGGGCGAATCATGGAACTGACATCAG GACATGCTGCAACTCCTCCTGGACCTAGTCATGGCGCTGTTGAAGGTAAGAATGAAGCGAGGTCGAATGTTGATGATGCACCTGCACTACAG gTTGTCCATGTTTCAAGACCAGTTTCATTTGAAAACGGAACGTCCACAGAGGGTACCAAGGTTAACAGATATCACAAGGACGCAGTTGAACCCAccaaaaaggagagagaagaaggtgagtTATCGCCAGGGGGAATCCATAAAACAAAGCTTAGTGCAGAAAGCATGCATTACCAATCCGGGAATGGCCAAGAGATAGGTTGTCCGGATGGTGGAGGAGAAAATGACATAGATGGTGATGATGAGGATAGTGGAAATGTCTCTGAGGGTGAAGATGTTTCTGGCAGTGAGTCTGCTGCTGATGGGTGCTCTAGGGAGGAACATGAGGAGGATGAAGATGCAGAACATGATGAAGTGGATGGTAAAGTAGAGAGTGAAGGTGAGGCTGAGGGGATGCCTGATGGCATATCAACGCCACTGTCAGAAAATTTTCTCCGGACCGTGAAGCCTCTTGCAAAGCATGTCACTTCAGCATTTCATGATAATGTGAAGAAAGATTCTAGGGTTTTTTACGGAAACGACTCTTTTTATGTGCTTTTCAGGCTTCATCAA ATACTGTATGAAAGGTTATTGTCAGCAAAAATGTTCTCAACTGCAGCTGAAATGAAATACGCAATGGCGAAGGATGCTAACCCCTCTGATCTGTATGGCAG ATTTATGGGCGCCCTATACAACTTGCTTGATGGATCAGCTGACAAtgcaaaatttgaggatgattGTCGGGCTATTATTGGAAATCAATCTTATGTGCTATTTACGTTGGACAAGTTAATATATAAGTTGGTGAAACAG CTTCAAACGGTCGCCAGTGATGAGACTGATAATAAGCTTCTTCAGTTATACGAGTATGAACAATCTCGGACGCGTGAGAATTATGTTGATGCAGTTTATTATGACAATGTACATGTTGTCCTTCATGATGAGAACATATACCGATTTGAATgt TCATCTTCCCCATCCAGTTTCTCCATTCAACTGATGGATGATGGCAGTGACAAGTCTGATGTGATGGCTGTTTCTGTGGACCCTAATTTTGCGGCGTATTTGCACAATGATTTTCTGCCGGTCGTTTCCTGTAAAAAGGAGCCATTTGGTATCTTTCTGCAGAG AAGTAAGCGCCAGTATGCAGGCCTAGATGAATCTTCTGCCATATGCAAGGCTATGGAAGGTGTATGTGTGGTCAATGGTTTGGAATGTAAGATGGCTTGCAGCTCATCAAAG ATCTCCTATGTCCTAGATACAGAAGACTTGTTCTTCCGAATGAAAAGGCAAAGATGTATGTCAGCCGGCAGATCTTCAGGCCGTTATCAGGCAAAAGTAGAACGCTTTCACAGATTTTTAACCACCTCGTTATGA
- the LOC131304878 gene encoding paired amphipathic helix protein Sin3-like 2 isoform X1, which translates to MKRLRDDVHANSQFKRPFVSSRSESNGQPHIPGGGGGGGGGGGAQKLTTNDALSYLKEVKDMFQDQREKYDMFLDVMKDFKAQRIDTTGVIARVKELFKGHNNLIFGFNTFLPKGYEITVIEEEEAPAKRTVEFDEAISFVNKIKKRFQNDDHVYKSFLDILNMYRKEHKGITEVYHEVSALFTDQPDLLEEFTRFLPDTSATASVPQVPFSRHSFYRYDERSSVMAIPRQAPTDKQRRRERTTTPQTDRALSLDRSDMDDDKTVLKLQKDQRKRVEKDSRERRNRDQDFRESEHESNRKFSMQHPHDKRKSARKVEDFGGNPALATYDDKDALRSMYKQEFVFCDKVKERLSSSDDYQTFLKCLHIYSTEIITRVELHNLVLDLLGQYPDLMDGFNEFLERSENIDGFLAGVMNKKPLWPEGRLSKSVKVDDKDKEHRRETDGAKEKDRYKEKYMGKSIQELDLSNRQCCTPSYRLLPEDYPIPSASQRSELGAQVLNDHWVSVTSGSEDYSFKHMRRNQYEESLFRCEDDRFELDMLLECVSSAAKRVEELLNRLNDNSISSDSPIRFEDHFTALNLRCIERLYGDHGLDVMDILRKNPSVALPVILTRLKQKEEEWNKCRSDFNKVWAEIYAKNHYKSLDHRSFYFRQQDSKNLSAKSLVAEIKEIKEKTQKADDVVLAISAGSRHPISPHQEFAYSDTDLHEDLQKLIKYSCEEVCTTKEQLNKVMRLWTTFLEPMLGISSWPRSSDVNEDVGTGRHHARGSTNSNSGEGDGSPGPGLLSSKQSKPLCNGDGNKLPEQANSSKVSLGNGDTAAKDDSFHSEKERKILAKVDTVPGFTTTVASSEQLAKANELLANVADSIHGRIMELTSGHAATPPGPSHGAVEGKNEARSNVDDAPALQVVHVSRPVSFENGTSTEGTKVNRYHKDAVEPTKKEREEGELSPGGIHKTKLSAESMHYQSGNGQEIGCPDGGGENDIDGDDEDSGNVSEGEDVSGSESAADGCSREEHEEDEDAEHDEVDGKVESEGEAEGMPDGISTPLSENFLRTVKPLAKHVTSAFHDNVKKDSRVFYGNDSFYVLFRLHQILYERLLSAKMFSTAAEMKYAMAKDANPSDLYGRFMGALYNLLDGSADNAKFEDDCRAIIGNQSYVLFTLDKLIYKLVKQLQTVASDETDNKLLQLYEYEQSRTRENYVDAVYYDNVHVVLHDENIYRFECSSSPSSFSIQLMDDGSDKSDVMAVSVDPNFAAYLHNDFLPVVSCKKEPFGIFLQRSKRQYAGLDESSAICKAMEGVCVVNGLECKMACSSSKISYVLDTEDLFFRMKRQRCMSAGRSSGRYQAKVERFHRFLTTSL; encoded by the exons ATGAAGCGATTACGAGACGATGTTCATGCGAATTCGCAATTTAAGCGGCCGTTCGTTTCTTCTCGCTCCGAATC GAATGGGCAGCCCCATATTCCTGGCGGAggaggtggcggtggcggcggaGGAGGTGCTCAAAAACTAACAACCAATGATGCTTTATCCTACCTCAAAGAAGTTAAGGACATGTTTCAAGATCAAAGAGAAAAATATGACATGTTCCTTGATGTCATGAAAGACTTTAAGGCTCAAAG AATTGACACTACTGGTGTCATAGCGAGGGTGAAAGAACTATTCAAAGGGCACAACAATCTAATCTTTGGCTTTAACACCTTCTTGCCAAAGGGTTATGAAATTACCGTCATTGAGGAGGAAGAGGCCCCGGCAAAGAGAACTGTTGAGTTTGACGAAGCTATAAGTTTTGTAAACAAGATAAAG AAACGTTTCCAAAACGATGACCATGTATACAAGTCATTTCTAGATATCTTGAATATGTATAGAAAGGAGCACAAGGGTATTACTGAGGTCTACCATGAG GTTTCTGCACTTTTTACTGACCAGCCAGATTTACTTGAGGAGTTCACGAGATTTTTGCCTGATACTTCAGCTACAGCATCCGTACCACAGGTTCCATTTTCCCGACATTCCTTCTATCGATATGATGAGCGGAGTTCTGTCATGGCCATACCACGGCAGGCACCAACGGACAAA CAACGCCGTCGAGAGAGGACTACCACTCCTCAAACAGATCGGGCTTTGAGTCTTGACCGTAGTGACATGGATGACGATAAAACCGTGCTGAAACTGCAAAAGGATCAGAGGAAGCGTGTGGAGAAAGATAGCAGGGAGAGAAGAAATCGTGATCAGGATTTCAGAGAATCTGAGCATGAGAGCAATAGGAAATTCAGTATGCAACACCCTCATGACAAAAGGAAATCTGCCCGGAAGGTGGAAGACTTTGGAGGGAATCCTGCTCTGGCCACTTATGATGACAAAGATGCCTTGAGAA GCATGTACAAGCAAGAGTTTGTTTTCTGCGACAAAGTGAAGGAGAGGCTGTCCAGTTCAGATGATTACCAGACATTCTTGAAGTGTCTTCATATTTACAGCACAGAAATAATCACGAGAGTGGAATTGCACAATTTG GTTTTGGATTTACTTGGACAATATCCAGACCTTATGGATGGGTTCAATGAATTCTTGGAGCGTTCTGAGAATATTG ATGGATTCCTTGCTGGAGTTATGAATAAAA AACCTTTGTGGCCTGAAGGCCGTTTGTCCAAATCAGTGAAGGTAGACGACAAAGATAAGGAGCACAGGCGTGAAACTGATggagcaaaagaaaaagacagaTACAAGGAGAAGTATATGGGAAAATCCATTCAAGAACTTGACCTTTCTAACCGTCAATGTTGTACTCCGAGCTATCGGCTTCTTCCCGAGGAT TATCCCATACCTTCAGCAAGTCAGAGATCCGAGCTTGGTGCTCAAGTGCTTAATGACCATTGGGTATCTGTAACTTCAGGCAGTGAGGATTACTCTTTTAAACACATGCGCAGAAACCAGTATGAAGAAAGCCTGTTTAGATGTGAGGATGATAG GTTTGAGCTTGACATGTTGTTGGAGTGTGTGAGCTCAGCTGCTAAGCGAGTGGAGGAATTGTTGAACCGCCTTAATGATAATTCAATTAGCTCAGATAGTCCAATCCGTTTTGAAGACCATTTCACAG CTCTCAATCTAAGGTGTATAGAACGTCTATACGGTGATCATGGTCTGGATGTGATGGACATATTACGTAAGAATCCATCTGTTGCGTTGCCTGTTATATTAACTCGTCTGAAGCAGAAAGAAGAGGAGTGGAACAAATGCCGTTCTGATTTTAACAAGGTTTGGGCTGAAATATATGCTAAGAACCACTACAAATCTCTTGATCATCGCAGCTTCTATTTCAGGCAACAGGATTCAAAGAACTTGAGCGCAAAAT CCTTGGTGGCtgaaatcaaagaaattaaGGAGAAAACACAGAAAGCTGATGATGTGGTTCTTGCTATATCTGCTGGAAGCAGACATCCTATTAGTCCACATCAGGAGTTTGCGTACTCTGATACTGACCTTCATGAAGACTTACAGAAGCTTATCAAATATTCCTGTGAAGAGGTTTgcacaacaaaagaacaattgAACAAGGTTATGAGGCTGTGGACTACCTTTTTGGAGCCAATGCTGGGTATTTCTTCTTGGCCTCGCAGTTCAGATGTAAATGAAGATGTTGGAACGGGCAGACATCATGCTAGGGGAAGTACTAATTCCAACAGTGGAGAAGGTGATGGTAGTCCTGGTCCTGGTTTGTTGAGCTCTAAGCAGTCAAAACCTCTCTGCAATGGGGATGGAAACAAACTCCCAGAGCAAGCTAATTCCTCCAAGGTTAGTTTGGGAAATGGTGATACTGCGGCCAAAGATGATAGTTTCCAttcagagaaagagaggaagatTTTGGCTAAAGTGGATACAGTGCCTGGATTTACCACTACAGTTGCTTCCAGTGAACAATTAGCAAAAGCCAATGAATTACTTGCTAATGTAGCAGATTCCATTCACGGGCGAATCATGGAACTGACATCAG GACATGCTGCAACTCCTCCTGGACCTAGTCATGGCGCTGTTGAAGGTAAGAATGAAGCGAGGTCGAATGTTGATGATGCACCTGCACTACAG gTTGTCCATGTTTCAAGACCAGTTTCATTTGAAAACGGAACGTCCACAGAGGGTACCAAGGTTAACAGATATCACAAGGACGCAGTTGAACCCAccaaaaaggagagagaagaaggtgagtTATCGCCAGGGGGAATCCATAAAACAAAGCTTAGTGCAGAAAGCATGCATTACCAATCCGGGAATGGCCAAGAGATAGGTTGTCCGGATGGTGGAGGAGAAAATGACATAGATGGTGATGATGAGGATAGTGGAAATGTCTCTGAGGGTGAAGATGTTTCTGGCAGTGAGTCTGCTGCTGATGGGTGCTCTAGGGAGGAACATGAGGAGGATGAAGATGCAGAACATGATGAAGTGGATGGTAAAGTAGAGAGTGAAGGTGAGGCTGAGGGGATGCCTGATGGCATATCAACGCCACTGTCAGAAAATTTTCTCCGGACCGTGAAGCCTCTTGCAAAGCATGTCACTTCAGCATTTCATGATAATGTGAAGAAAGATTCTAGGGTTTTTTACGGAAACGACTCTTTTTATGTGCTTTTCAGGCTTCATCAA ATACTGTATGAAAGGTTATTGTCAGCAAAAATGTTCTCAACTGCAGCTGAAATGAAATACGCAATGGCGAAGGATGCTAACCCCTCTGATCTGTATGGCAG ATTTATGGGCGCCCTATACAACTTGCTTGATGGATCAGCTGACAAtgcaaaatttgaggatgattGTCGGGCTATTATTGGAAATCAATCTTATGTGCTATTTACGTTGGACAAGTTAATATATAAGTTGGTGAAACAG CTTCAAACGGTCGCCAGTGATGAGACTGATAATAAGCTTCTTCAGTTATACGAGTATGAACAATCTCGGACGCGTGAGAATTATGTTGATGCAGTTTATTATGACAATGTACATGTTGTCCTTCATGATGAGAACATATACCGATTTGAATgt TCATCTTCCCCATCCAGTTTCTCCATTCAACTGATGGATGATGGCAGTGACAAGTCTGATGTGATGGCTGTTTCTGTGGACCCTAATTTTGCGGCGTATTTGCACAATGATTTTCTGCCGGTCGTTTCCTGTAAAAAGGAGCCATTTGGTATCTTTCTGCAGAG AAGTAAGCGCCAGTATGCAGGCCTAGATGAATCTTCTGCCATATGCAAGGCTATGGAAGGTGTATGTGTGGTCAATGGTTTGGAATGTAAGATGGCTTGCAGCTCATCAAAG ATCTCCTATGTCCTAGATACAGAAGACTTGTTCTTCCGAATGAAAAGGCAAAGATGTATGTCAGCCGGCAGATCTTCAGGCCGTTATCAGGCAAAAGTAGAACGCTTTCACAGATTTTTAACCACCTCGTTATGA
- the LOC131304878 gene encoding paired amphipathic helix protein Sin3-like 2 isoform X3 — MNKKPLWPEGRLSKSVKVDDKDKEHRRETDGAKEKDRYKEKYMGKSIQELDLSNRQCCTPSYRLLPEDYPIPSASQRSELGAQVLNDHWVSVTSGSEDYSFKHMRRNQYEESLFRCEDDRFELDMLLECVSSAAKRVEELLNRLNDNSISSDSPIRFEDHFTALNLRCIERLYGDHGLDVMDILRKNPSVALPVILTRLKQKEEEWNKCRSDFNKVWAEIYAKNHYKSLDHRSFYFRQQDSKNLSAKSLVAEIKEIKEKTQKADDVVLAISAGSRHPISPHQEFAYSDTDLHEDLQKLIKYSCEEVCTTKEQLNKVMRLWTTFLEPMLGISSWPRSSDVNEDVGTGRHHARGSTNSNSGEGDGSPGPGLLSSKQSKPLCNGDGNKLPEQANSSKVSLGNGDTAAKDDSFHSEKERKILAKVDTVPGFTTTVASSEQLAKANELLANVADSIHGRIMELTSGHAATPPGPSHGAVEGKNEARSNVDDAPALQVVHVSRPVSFENGTSTEGTKVNRYHKDAVEPTKKEREEGELSPGGIHKTKLSAESMHYQSGNGQEIGCPDGGGENDIDGDDEDSGNVSEGEDVSGSESAADGCSREEHEEDEDAEHDEVDGKVESEGEAEGMPDGISTPLSENFLRTVKPLAKHVTSAFHDNVKKDSRVFYGNDSFYVLFRLHQILYERLLSAKMFSTAAEMKYAMAKDANPSDLYGRFMGALYNLLDGSADNAKFEDDCRAIIGNQSYVLFTLDKLIYKLVKQLQTVASDETDNKLLQLYEYEQSRTRENYVDAVYYDNVHVVLHDENIYRFECSSSPSSFSIQLMDDGSDKSDVMAVSVDPNFAAYLHNDFLPVVSCKKEPFGIFLQRSKRQYAGLDESSAICKAMEGVCVVNGLECKMACSSSKISYVLDTEDLFFRMKRQRCMSAGRSSGRYQAKVERFHRFLTTSL, encoded by the exons ATGAATAAAA AACCTTTGTGGCCTGAAGGCCGTTTGTCCAAATCAGTGAAGGTAGACGACAAAGATAAGGAGCACAGGCGTGAAACTGATggagcaaaagaaaaagacagaTACAAGGAGAAGTATATGGGAAAATCCATTCAAGAACTTGACCTTTCTAACCGTCAATGTTGTACTCCGAGCTATCGGCTTCTTCCCGAGGAT TATCCCATACCTTCAGCAAGTCAGAGATCCGAGCTTGGTGCTCAAGTGCTTAATGACCATTGGGTATCTGTAACTTCAGGCAGTGAGGATTACTCTTTTAAACACATGCGCAGAAACCAGTATGAAGAAAGCCTGTTTAGATGTGAGGATGATAG GTTTGAGCTTGACATGTTGTTGGAGTGTGTGAGCTCAGCTGCTAAGCGAGTGGAGGAATTGTTGAACCGCCTTAATGATAATTCAATTAGCTCAGATAGTCCAATCCGTTTTGAAGACCATTTCACAG CTCTCAATCTAAGGTGTATAGAACGTCTATACGGTGATCATGGTCTGGATGTGATGGACATATTACGTAAGAATCCATCTGTTGCGTTGCCTGTTATATTAACTCGTCTGAAGCAGAAAGAAGAGGAGTGGAACAAATGCCGTTCTGATTTTAACAAGGTTTGGGCTGAAATATATGCTAAGAACCACTACAAATCTCTTGATCATCGCAGCTTCTATTTCAGGCAACAGGATTCAAAGAACTTGAGCGCAAAAT CCTTGGTGGCtgaaatcaaagaaattaaGGAGAAAACACAGAAAGCTGATGATGTGGTTCTTGCTATATCTGCTGGAAGCAGACATCCTATTAGTCCACATCAGGAGTTTGCGTACTCTGATACTGACCTTCATGAAGACTTACAGAAGCTTATCAAATATTCCTGTGAAGAGGTTTgcacaacaaaagaacaattgAACAAGGTTATGAGGCTGTGGACTACCTTTTTGGAGCCAATGCTGGGTATTTCTTCTTGGCCTCGCAGTTCAGATGTAAATGAAGATGTTGGAACGGGCAGACATCATGCTAGGGGAAGTACTAATTCCAACAGTGGAGAAGGTGATGGTAGTCCTGGTCCTGGTTTGTTGAGCTCTAAGCAGTCAAAACCTCTCTGCAATGGGGATGGAAACAAACTCCCAGAGCAAGCTAATTCCTCCAAGGTTAGTTTGGGAAATGGTGATACTGCGGCCAAAGATGATAGTTTCCAttcagagaaagagaggaagatTTTGGCTAAAGTGGATACAGTGCCTGGATTTACCACTACAGTTGCTTCCAGTGAACAATTAGCAAAAGCCAATGAATTACTTGCTAATGTAGCAGATTCCATTCACGGGCGAATCATGGAACTGACATCAG GACATGCTGCAACTCCTCCTGGACCTAGTCATGGCGCTGTTGAAGGTAAGAATGAAGCGAGGTCGAATGTTGATGATGCACCTGCACTACAG gTTGTCCATGTTTCAAGACCAGTTTCATTTGAAAACGGAACGTCCACAGAGGGTACCAAGGTTAACAGATATCACAAGGACGCAGTTGAACCCAccaaaaaggagagagaagaaggtgagtTATCGCCAGGGGGAATCCATAAAACAAAGCTTAGTGCAGAAAGCATGCATTACCAATCCGGGAATGGCCAAGAGATAGGTTGTCCGGATGGTGGAGGAGAAAATGACATAGATGGTGATGATGAGGATAGTGGAAATGTCTCTGAGGGTGAAGATGTTTCTGGCAGTGAGTCTGCTGCTGATGGGTGCTCTAGGGAGGAACATGAGGAGGATGAAGATGCAGAACATGATGAAGTGGATGGTAAAGTAGAGAGTGAAGGTGAGGCTGAGGGGATGCCTGATGGCATATCAACGCCACTGTCAGAAAATTTTCTCCGGACCGTGAAGCCTCTTGCAAAGCATGTCACTTCAGCATTTCATGATAATGTGAAGAAAGATTCTAGGGTTTTTTACGGAAACGACTCTTTTTATGTGCTTTTCAGGCTTCATCAA ATACTGTATGAAAGGTTATTGTCAGCAAAAATGTTCTCAACTGCAGCTGAAATGAAATACGCAATGGCGAAGGATGCTAACCCCTCTGATCTGTATGGCAG ATTTATGGGCGCCCTATACAACTTGCTTGATGGATCAGCTGACAAtgcaaaatttgaggatgattGTCGGGCTATTATTGGAAATCAATCTTATGTGCTATTTACGTTGGACAAGTTAATATATAAGTTGGTGAAACAG CTTCAAACGGTCGCCAGTGATGAGACTGATAATAAGCTTCTTCAGTTATACGAGTATGAACAATCTCGGACGCGTGAGAATTATGTTGATGCAGTTTATTATGACAATGTACATGTTGTCCTTCATGATGAGAACATATACCGATTTGAATgt TCATCTTCCCCATCCAGTTTCTCCATTCAACTGATGGATGATGGCAGTGACAAGTCTGATGTGATGGCTGTTTCTGTGGACCCTAATTTTGCGGCGTATTTGCACAATGATTTTCTGCCGGTCGTTTCCTGTAAAAAGGAGCCATTTGGTATCTTTCTGCAGAG AAGTAAGCGCCAGTATGCAGGCCTAGATGAATCTTCTGCCATATGCAAGGCTATGGAAGGTGTATGTGTGGTCAATGGTTTGGAATGTAAGATGGCTTGCAGCTCATCAAAG ATCTCCTATGTCCTAGATACAGAAGACTTGTTCTTCCGAATGAAAAGGCAAAGATGTATGTCAGCCGGCAGATCTTCAGGCCGTTATCAGGCAAAAGTAGAACGCTTTCACAGATTTTTAACCACCTCGTTATGA